In Salinibacterium sp. dk2585, a single window of DNA contains:
- a CDS encoding ComEC/Rec2 family competence protein: MTDRRPPLDLRLAVPVAASWLVVGILLGVEGAAAPAAIAAALLAVLLFLTGRGRRRGVLMTIALASAAGALLLACAAASVDERRPAELVAAAEDSRHVTLEATATQAVVQPAATARFGARIDHVEGAGLRMDAAVPVTIFARVTEPIEVGDRVTVSGTLAVTSPADASAFLVFARSQASVEQVQPGPVAWAGELREGFRTLVAGMPQPGAGLLPGLAIGDTSAVDEALEEEMKTSSLTHLTAVSGANCAIVVGLVLALGAALRVPRGMRVLTSLAALALFVLIVTPEPSVMRASAMAVAVLVAKAWGRGAAGVPVLALAVLVLLAIDPWLARSYGFVLSVLATAGLLVLAGPLAARMTTVLPAPLAAVIAVPLAAQLACQPVIILLAPAIPSYGVIANLLAAPAAPAATVLGLVACVVNPLAPWAAEAIAWLAWLPSAWIAAVAAFFSGLPGAQLPWAEGALGFGLAVALTVLGLGVTLARRRRWWTLGLCGVLVIAGGLVAGDRIRVALHTPGEWQFAACDVGQGDAQLLRDSDTVMLVDAGPDAAALDDCLSRLGISHVDILVLSHFDLDHVGGVEAVVGRVGTVVAGPPASAEDERMLRDFADAGAQVLPATRGLAGELGRLRWTVLWPARTPAMPPGNDASVVLAVDGRACQCLSTLLLGDLGREAQLRMLAGARSQLSALGGVDIVKVSHHGSADQYERLYESVPATIGVIGVGADNTYGHPTPSILSLLGRLGTAVARTDQHGLVLSWARDDGRIGVWSETGQVAPASASDEDVAARR, from the coding sequence ATGACCGATCGACGTCCGCCGCTCGACCTGCGTCTCGCGGTGCCCGTCGCGGCCTCCTGGCTTGTCGTCGGCATCCTGCTGGGCGTCGAGGGAGCCGCCGCTCCGGCGGCGATTGCCGCCGCGCTGCTCGCCGTCCTTCTCTTCCTGACCGGCCGGGGTCGGCGGCGCGGGGTGCTGATGACAATTGCCTTGGCCTCGGCAGCCGGGGCGCTCCTGCTCGCGTGCGCCGCCGCATCCGTCGATGAGCGACGCCCTGCCGAACTCGTCGCCGCGGCCGAGGACTCGCGCCACGTCACGCTCGAGGCGACCGCCACCCAGGCGGTCGTGCAACCGGCAGCAACCGCGAGGTTCGGTGCGCGAATCGATCACGTCGAAGGAGCGGGGTTGCGGATGGATGCCGCCGTGCCGGTCACGATCTTCGCGAGGGTCACGGAGCCGATCGAGGTGGGGGACCGCGTCACGGTGTCGGGCACACTCGCCGTGACCTCGCCGGCCGATGCCTCGGCGTTCCTCGTCTTCGCGAGGAGTCAGGCTTCCGTCGAGCAGGTCCAGCCGGGGCCGGTCGCATGGGCGGGCGAGCTCCGCGAGGGGTTCCGGACGCTCGTGGCAGGAATGCCGCAGCCGGGCGCCGGTCTCCTTCCGGGCCTGGCGATCGGGGACACCAGTGCGGTCGACGAGGCGCTGGAGGAGGAGATGAAGACCTCCTCGCTGACGCACCTCACCGCCGTGTCTGGCGCGAACTGCGCCATCGTGGTCGGCCTGGTCCTCGCGCTGGGAGCAGCCCTGCGGGTTCCCCGAGGCATGCGCGTGCTCACCTCCCTCGCCGCCCTGGCCCTCTTTGTGCTCATCGTGACCCCGGAACCCAGCGTCATGCGCGCCTCTGCCATGGCCGTCGCGGTGCTCGTGGCCAAGGCGTGGGGGAGAGGTGCGGCCGGGGTGCCGGTGCTGGCCCTCGCCGTGCTCGTCCTGCTCGCGATCGACCCGTGGTTGGCGCGCAGCTATGGCTTCGTGCTCTCGGTGCTCGCGACCGCGGGGCTTCTCGTGCTCGCCGGGCCCCTGGCGGCGCGCATGACCACCGTGCTTCCGGCACCGCTTGCCGCCGTGATCGCCGTGCCCCTTGCGGCGCAGCTCGCCTGCCAGCCGGTCATCATCCTGCTCGCGCCCGCCATTCCCAGCTACGGGGTGATCGCCAACCTCCTTGCGGCGCCGGCGGCGCCGGCAGCGACGGTGCTGGGGCTCGTGGCCTGCGTGGTCAATCCGCTCGCCCCGTGGGCCGCCGAGGCGATCGCGTGGCTCGCATGGCTTCCGTCCGCCTGGATTGCCGCAGTGGCCGCGTTCTTCAGCGGGCTCCCCGGCGCCCAGCTCCCGTGGGCGGAGGGTGCACTCGGCTTCGGGCTCGCGGTTGCTCTGACGGTGCTCGGCCTCGGAGTGACGCTCGCGCGAAGGAGGCGCTGGTGGACCCTCGGGTTGTGCGGTGTGCTCGTCATTGCGGGCGGCCTCGTCGCCGGTGACCGGATCCGCGTGGCCCTCCACACTCCCGGGGAGTGGCAGTTCGCAGCGTGCGACGTAGGGCAGGGTGACGCCCAGCTCCTCCGCGACAGCGACACCGTCATGCTCGTCGATGCGGGCCCCGACGCCGCCGCGCTCGACGACTGCCTTTCACGGCTCGGCATCTCACACGTCGATATCCTGGTGCTCTCGCATTTCGACCTCGACCACGTGGGCGGCGTCGAGGCGGTCGTCGGTAGGGTCGGCACGGTCGTGGCTGGTCCGCCGGCGTCGGCCGAGGACGAGCGGATGCTTCGAGACTTCGCCGACGCAGGCGCCCAGGTTCTCCCGGCCACACGTGGCCTCGCGGGCGAGCTCGGGCGACTGCGGTGGACGGTCCTGTGGCCGGCGCGAACGCCGGCCATGCCGCCCGGCAACGATGCGAGCGTCGTGCTCGCGGTCGACGGGCGTGCGTGCCAGTGCCTGAGCACGCTCCTCCTTGGTGACCTCGGACGCGAGGCACAGCTCCGGATGCTCGCGGGCGCCCGTTCGCAGTTGAGCGCCTTGGGCGGTGTGGACATCGTCAAGGTGTCGCACCACGGCTCCGCCGACCAGTACGAACGCCTCTACGAGTCTGTTCCCGCCACCATCGGGGTCATCGGCGTCGGCGCCGACAACACCTATGGGCACCCGACTCCGAGCATCCTGTCGCTCCTCGGGCGCCTCGGCACGGCGGTGGCCCGCACCGATCAGCACGGCCTCGTGCTCTCGTGGGCGCGGGACGACGGCAGGATCGGGGTGTGGAGCGAGACGGGGCAGGTGGCACCAGCGTCGGCTTCAGACGAGGATGTCGCCGCCCGACGCTAG
- a CDS encoding ComEA family DNA-binding protein, which produces MGSQRSSGMSSAAAAMLAAPGPARLRVGAGAAVILLLLGLGVAVLVSALGSRGETGTLGQDVPPTEAPAAAIYVHVLGAVASPGLFELPEGSRAVDAVAAAGGFAPDADRGAINLARFVDDGEQIAVPVIGAVGDPVGAAGTAGDGRVNINMADAATLETLPRVGPAMAARIIAWRDANGRFSSVDDLLAVTGIGEKTLEGMRSLVTV; this is translated from the coding sequence ATGGGCTCGCAGCGATCCTCAGGGATGTCGTCGGCGGCTGCAGCGATGCTGGCCGCACCCGGGCCGGCGCGCCTGCGTGTCGGCGCGGGAGCGGCCGTCATCCTGCTGCTTCTCGGGCTCGGGGTCGCGGTCCTGGTCTCGGCGCTGGGATCCCGGGGCGAGACCGGCACGCTCGGGCAGGATGTCCCGCCGACCGAAGCTCCCGCGGCGGCCATCTACGTCCACGTCCTCGGGGCCGTTGCCAGTCCGGGACTGTTCGAGCTCCCGGAGGGGTCGCGGGCGGTGGATGCCGTTGCGGCGGCGGGTGGATTCGCGCCGGATGCCGATCGTGGCGCCATCAACCTCGCCCGCTTCGTGGACGACGGTGAGCAGATCGCAGTGCCCGTGATCGGCGCCGTCGGTGACCCCGTCGGAGCCGCGGGTACGGCCGGGGATGGACGAGTCAACATCAACATGGCCGATGCGGCGACGCTTGAGACCCTGCCGCGCGTGGGGCCGGCAATGGCGGCGCGCATCATCGCATGGCGCGACGCCAACGGCCGCTTCTCCAGCGTCGACGATCTCCTTGCGGTCACCGGAATCGGCGAGAAGACCCTGGAAGGCATGCGGAGCCTCGTGACCGTATGA
- the leuS gene encoding leucine--tRNA ligase, translating into MAQQHDDGTEYDFHSIQAKWQAVWEETKPFRTSNDDNKPRKYVLDMFPYPSGDLHMGHAEAYALGDVIARYWRQQGFNVLHPIGWDSFGLPAENAAIKRGIDPRDWTYQNIDQQKRSMKLYAASFDWDRVIHTSDPEYYKWNQWLFLKMYEKGLAYRKASWVNWCPQDQTVLANEQVVDGTCERCGAAAEKKKLTQWYFKITDYADRLLDDLNQLEGNWPSKVIAMQRNWIGRSIGAEVDFEIEGRSEKVSVFTTRPDTLYGATFMVVAPDSDLAAELVSDSNETVKQQFAGYLSEVQKKSEIDRQDAGREKTGVFLDRFAINPVNGERLPIWAADYVLSDYGTGAIMAVPAHDQRDLDFALKFGLPVRVVVDTNAPVTGAIPVIETDENGDPVLPDLPPVDPAVTGEALGGEGRMINSGPLDGLSKANAIKRVIEQLEAAGTGRSARNYRLRDWLISRQRYWGTPIPIIHGEDGSMVPVPEDQLPVVLPPSEGLDLKPKGSSPLGAAEDWVNVPHPIDGSPARRDADTMDTFVDSSWYFLRFLNPKDDSRAFDPAEAEKWAPVDQYVGGVTHAILHLLYARFITKVLYDLGYVTFTEPFSALLNQGMVLMDGSAMSKSKGNIVQLSEQLEEHGVDAVRLTMAFAGPPEDDIDWADVSPAGSAKFLARAWRLAGDVTSSPDVEWKTGDESLRRVTHRFLADAPGLTESFKFNVVVARLMELVNATRKAIDGGAGGADPAVREATETVALGLSLFAPYTAEDMWERLGYTGSVAHYGWRKPDPVLLVEQSVTAVVQVDGKVREKLEVSPTIDPAELESLALASAGAVRALGDREVDRVIVRAPKIVSITTKK; encoded by the coding sequence GTGGCCCAGCAGCACGATGACGGCACCGAGTACGACTTCCACTCCATCCAGGCGAAGTGGCAGGCCGTTTGGGAGGAGACCAAGCCCTTCCGCACCTCGAACGACGACAACAAGCCGCGCAAGTATGTGCTCGACATGTTTCCGTACCCCTCCGGCGACCTCCACATGGGCCACGCGGAGGCATACGCCCTCGGCGATGTGATCGCCCGCTACTGGCGGCAGCAGGGCTTCAACGTGCTGCACCCGATCGGCTGGGATTCCTTCGGCCTGCCGGCCGAGAATGCGGCGATCAAGCGCGGCATCGACCCGCGCGACTGGACGTACCAGAACATCGACCAGCAGAAGCGGAGCATGAAGCTCTATGCCGCATCGTTCGACTGGGACCGCGTCATTCACACGAGCGACCCTGAGTACTACAAGTGGAACCAGTGGCTGTTCCTCAAGATGTATGAGAAGGGCCTCGCCTACCGCAAGGCATCGTGGGTCAACTGGTGCCCCCAGGACCAGACCGTGCTCGCCAACGAGCAGGTGGTCGACGGCACGTGCGAGCGCTGCGGTGCCGCGGCCGAGAAGAAGAAGCTCACGCAGTGGTACTTCAAGATCACCGACTACGCCGACCGCCTGCTCGATGACCTGAACCAGCTCGAGGGCAACTGGCCTTCGAAGGTCATCGCGATGCAGCGCAACTGGATCGGCCGCTCGATCGGTGCCGAAGTCGACTTCGAGATCGAGGGCAGGAGCGAGAAGGTCTCCGTCTTCACGACCCGTCCCGACACGCTCTATGGCGCGACCTTCATGGTCGTGGCCCCTGATTCCGACCTCGCCGCAGAGCTCGTCTCGGACTCGAACGAGACGGTCAAGCAGCAGTTCGCCGGCTACCTCTCCGAGGTGCAAAAGAAGTCCGAGATCGACCGGCAGGATGCTGGCCGTGAGAAGACGGGCGTCTTCCTCGACCGCTTCGCGATCAATCCCGTCAATGGCGAGCGATTGCCGATCTGGGCTGCCGACTACGTGCTCTCGGACTACGGCACGGGCGCCATCATGGCTGTTCCCGCACACGACCAGCGCGACCTCGACTTCGCACTCAAGTTCGGCCTGCCCGTTCGGGTCGTCGTCGACACAAACGCGCCCGTGACCGGCGCGATCCCCGTCATCGAGACCGACGAGAATGGCGACCCGGTACTTCCCGATCTCCCACCGGTCGACCCGGCCGTTACTGGTGAGGCCCTCGGCGGCGAGGGGCGAATGATCAACTCCGGTCCGCTCGACGGCTTGAGCAAGGCCAACGCGATCAAGCGCGTCATCGAGCAGCTTGAGGCCGCCGGCACGGGGCGCTCGGCTCGCAACTACCGCCTGCGCGACTGGCTGATCTCGCGCCAGCGCTACTGGGGAACGCCCATCCCGATCATCCACGGGGAGGACGGCTCAATGGTTCCCGTTCCCGAGGACCAGCTGCCCGTCGTGCTTCCGCCCTCCGAGGGTCTCGACCTCAAGCCCAAGGGCTCGTCGCCGCTCGGTGCGGCCGAGGACTGGGTGAATGTGCCGCATCCGATCGACGGTTCGCCCGCGCGTCGCGACGCCGACACGATGGACACCTTCGTCGACAGCTCCTGGTACTTCCTGCGGTTCCTCAACCCGAAGGACGACAGCCGGGCCTTCGACCCGGCCGAGGCCGAGAAGTGGGCGCCCGTCGACCAGTACGTCGGTGGCGTGACCCACGCGATCCTCCACCTGCTCTACGCGCGCTTCATCACCAAGGTGCTCTACGACCTCGGCTATGTCACGTTCACGGAGCCCTTCTCGGCGCTGCTCAACCAGGGCATGGTGCTCATGGACGGCTCGGCAATGAGCAAGTCCAAGGGCAACATCGTGCAGCTGAGCGAGCAGCTCGAGGAGCACGGCGTCGACGCGGTGCGCCTCACGATGGCCTTCGCAGGTCCGCCTGAGGATGACATCGACTGGGCGGATGTCTCGCCCGCCGGTTCGGCGAAGTTCCTGGCGCGAGCGTGGCGCCTCGCGGGCGACGTGACGAGCTCACCGGATGTCGAGTGGAAGACGGGGGACGAGTCGCTGCGGCGCGTCACCCACCGCTTCCTCGCCGACGCCCCCGGCCTGACGGAGTCCTTCAAGTTCAATGTCGTCGTCGCGCGGCTCATGGAGCTGGTCAACGCGACGCGGAAGGCGATCGACGGTGGCGCAGGCGGTGCGGACCCTGCGGTGCGTGAGGCGACCGAGACGGTCGCCCTCGGACTCAGCCTCTTCGCCCCCTACACGGCGGAGGACATGTGGGAGCGGCTCGGCTACACCGGCTCGGTGGCTCACTACGGCTGGCGCAAGCCTGACCCCGTGTTGCTCGTCGAGCAGTCGGTGACGGCGGTCGTGCAGGTTGACGGCAAGGTACGCGAAAAGCTCGAGGTCAGCCCCACGATCGACCCCGCCGAGCTCGAGTCACTCGCGCTCGCGTCGGCTGGCGCGGTGCGGGCCCTGGGCGACCGCGAGGTGGACCGCGTGATCGTGCGCGCACCGAAGATCGTGAGCATCACGACCAAGAAGTAA
- a CDS encoding SGNH/GDSL hydrolase family protein, whose product MTIRYVALGDSFTEGVGDPDPSLPNGVRGWADRFAALLAATDADTSYANLAIRGRKLLQVVEEQVEPAIEMAPTLVTIYAGGNDILRPSVDIDALMAVYDDAVGRIRDAGADVVLFTGFDTAKSAFFRKTRPRTAIYNELLREIADERGAHIVDYWRFDEYNDPRMWDVDRLHMSTRGHITMAKRVMARLREDHMVEPESLEPLPRRSRLEAARADAAWAREYLGPWFGRRLTGRSSGDGLAPRWPQLRPVAPDEG is encoded by the coding sequence GTGACCATTCGATACGTGGCGCTGGGAGACTCGTTCACGGAGGGCGTCGGCGACCCTGACCCGAGCCTGCCGAACGGCGTCAGGGGCTGGGCGGACCGCTTCGCAGCACTCCTCGCGGCGACGGATGCCGACACGAGCTATGCCAACCTCGCGATCCGCGGGCGCAAACTGCTCCAGGTCGTGGAGGAGCAGGTCGAACCCGCAATCGAGATGGCGCCGACGCTGGTCACGATCTATGCGGGCGGCAACGACATCCTGCGCCCCTCCGTCGACATCGATGCGCTCATGGCGGTCTACGACGACGCTGTGGGGCGCATCCGGGATGCAGGGGCTGACGTCGTGCTGTTCACGGGGTTCGACACGGCCAAGTCAGCGTTCTTCCGCAAGACCCGGCCGCGCACGGCGATCTACAACGAACTGCTCCGCGAGATCGCCGACGAGCGCGGTGCGCACATCGTCGACTACTGGCGCTTCGACGAGTACAACGACCCGCGCATGTGGGATGTCGACCGGCTGCACATGTCGACAAGGGGCCATATCACCATGGCGAAGCGTGTGATGGCCCGTCTTCGTGAGGACCACATGGTCGAGCCCGAGTCACTTGAGCCGCTCCCCAGGCGGAGCCGGCTGGAGGCGGCGCGCGCGGATGCCGCGTGGGCACGCGAGTATCTCGGGCCCTGGTTCGGCCGCCGGCTCACCGGCCGCTCCTCTGGCGACGGGCTCGCACCTCGCTGGCCGCAGCTGCGGCCGGTCGCGCCAGACGAGGGGTAG
- the pabB gene encoding aminodeoxychorismate synthase component I, which yields MRRRVLEAPLGLWLDPESAYLTLHSQDEDSFWLDCGPAATAGVSAMGRASARVSPQSGEPLLHTLRREFAAHGDVEVSAAQGFRLGWVGWIGYDYSAHTLGESFGQGSQHPDAAMLRVDRALVFDHASRTVTLLALGEEWSGELEAWRESTCRTLRAASANPPTVPAQVPHGGPVVWAHDDEQYLRMIAECQHAIRQGDAYQLCLTTTARVEGATDAVAAYLALRRSSPAHHGGLLRIGDTALLSASPEQFLAVDPVERTVETQPIKGTRPRGRTPEADRDLARELRASDKEQAENLMIVDLMRNDLARVCELGTVAVPSLLRVETYPHVHQLVSTVRGRLRAGLSAIDAIAACFPAGSMTGAPKREAVRILTRLEVRPRGIYAGTFGYLGFDGRLDLAMVIRTIVMDKDGATVGAGGGITALSVPDEELAEVKLKAAALLGVLLRRDGQSEDSVSERHRRVLA from the coding sequence ATGCGTCGACGGGTTCTCGAAGCTCCACTGGGGCTGTGGCTGGACCCTGAAAGCGCATACCTCACCCTGCATTCGCAGGATGAGGACTCCTTCTGGCTCGACTGCGGCCCGGCGGCGACCGCCGGCGTGAGTGCCATGGGACGGGCATCCGCCCGGGTCTCTCCCCAGTCAGGCGAGCCACTGCTGCATACCCTCCGGCGGGAGTTTGCAGCCCACGGCGACGTCGAGGTGTCCGCTGCCCAGGGCTTCCGCCTCGGCTGGGTCGGCTGGATCGGCTACGACTACAGCGCCCACACGCTGGGGGAGTCCTTCGGGCAGGGCAGTCAGCATCCGGATGCCGCCATGCTGCGCGTCGATCGAGCCCTCGTGTTCGATCACGCCTCCCGCACGGTGACGCTGCTCGCCCTCGGCGAGGAGTGGAGCGGTGAGCTCGAGGCGTGGCGGGAGTCGACCTGCCGGACGCTCCGGGCCGCCTCCGCCAACCCGCCGACCGTCCCTGCGCAGGTGCCGCACGGCGGGCCAGTCGTGTGGGCGCACGACGACGAGCAGTACCTTCGCATGATCGCGGAGTGCCAGCATGCGATCAGGCAGGGGGATGCCTACCAGCTGTGCCTCACGACGACGGCGCGCGTCGAGGGCGCGACGGATGCGGTGGCCGCCTACCTCGCGCTCCGGCGGTCGAGCCCCGCCCACCACGGTGGCCTCCTGCGCATCGGCGACACCGCCCTGCTGAGTGCCTCGCCCGAGCAGTTCCTCGCGGTGGATCCTGTTGAGAGAACCGTCGAGACCCAGCCCATCAAAGGCACGCGGCCGCGCGGCCGCACACCCGAGGCCGACCGCGACCTGGCGCGCGAACTCAGGGCGAGCGACAAGGAGCAGGCCGAGAACCTCATGATCGTCGACCTCATGCGCAACGACCTCGCTCGCGTCTGCGAGCTCGGAACAGTCGCGGTGCCCTCGCTCCTTCGTGTCGAGACCTATCCGCACGTGCACCAGCTCGTGAGCACGGTGCGTGGCCGGCTTCGCGCCGGCCTGTCCGCGATCGACGCCATCGCGGCGTGCTTCCCCGCCGGCTCGATGACGGGTGCCCCCAAGCGTGAGGCCGTGCGCATCCTCACCCGCCTCGAGGTCCGCCCGCGCGGCATCTATGCGGGGACATTCGGGTATCTCGGCTTCGATGGCCGTCTCGACCTCGCGATGGTGATCCGCACGATCGTGATGGACAAAGACGGGGCGACTGTCGGCGCAGGCGGCGGTATCACGGCGCTCTCCGTCCCGGACGAGGAACTCGCGGAGGTCAAGCTCAAGGCCGCCGCGCTCCTGGGGGTGCTGCTCAGGCGCGATGGGCAGTCGGAGGATTCGGTCAGCGAGCGACACCGTAGGGTGTTGGCGTGA
- a CDS encoding aminotransferase class IV, with product MSAHAILRWTGTGLDAALQGEADDGDILVADSWLVTHGAALAIALHRDRFLATASELVKDAEAFWDAVIATIPRTGEWFPRVELRRTGRRVEAFLRVRPAPERRLSTTLLTHEGEDPRDRPRIKGPSLAALETLRAQARDRGADDVVIVDPLGHVAETASSALAWWRGDILCLPAQELDRVDSVTARALLALATATGTQLSWETTTPEELDGLEVWTLNALHGVRIATNWVDGPATAEKPGRLGEWRARLETLCRPLPQMTVTPA from the coding sequence ATGAGTGCTCACGCGATCCTGCGGTGGACCGGAACCGGACTCGACGCTGCCCTGCAGGGTGAGGCCGATGACGGAGACATCCTCGTCGCAGACTCGTGGCTTGTCACACATGGCGCTGCCCTTGCGATCGCCCTGCACCGGGACCGCTTCCTCGCGACCGCGAGCGAGCTTGTCAAGGATGCGGAGGCGTTCTGGGACGCGGTGATCGCGACCATCCCCCGCACCGGCGAATGGTTCCCCCGGGTCGAGCTGCGTCGCACCGGCCGTCGCGTCGAGGCCTTCCTTCGCGTGCGCCCGGCGCCCGAGCGACGCCTCAGCACGACGCTGCTGACGCACGAGGGCGAGGATCCCCGCGACCGGCCCCGCATCAAGGGTCCGTCGCTCGCGGCGCTCGAGACCCTCCGAGCACAGGCCCGCGACAGGGGGGCGGATGACGTCGTGATCGTCGATCCGCTCGGTCACGTCGCCGAGACGGCGTCGTCTGCGCTCGCCTGGTGGCGCGGCGACATACTCTGCCTTCCCGCCCAGGAACTCGATCGTGTCGACAGCGTGACGGCACGCGCCCTCCTCGCGCTCGCGACCGCCACGGGCACACAGCTCTCGTGGGAGACGACGACTCCCGAGGAGCTCGACGGCCTTGAGGTCTGGACCCTGAATGCCCTCCACGGGGTGCGCATCGCCACGAACTGGGTGGATGGGCCCGCGACGGCGGAGAAGCCCGGCAGGCTCGGCGAATGGCGTGCCCGGCTTGAAACCCTATGTCGCCCGCTTCCGCAGATGACGGTGACCCCCGCGTGA
- a CDS encoding DedA family protein produces the protein MNEVLTWLLDLVQSVDPVLRTILAGVGILLETSVLVGLIVPGDSIVIVASTAIDSVVEYVAMLAAVVLGALGGESIGFMLGRYFGPRIRASRLGRRIGEKQWVRAENYTDRRAGVAVFISRFLPVLHSLVPLTAGMSSMRYRTFMAWTVPACLLWAGGYVTVGWLAAGSYRELADQLHYAGYIFVAVIVAFLLLVVLAKYLLGRAEARYMRRAGDGDASTIDD, from the coding sequence GTGAACGAGGTACTCACCTGGCTCCTCGACCTCGTGCAGTCGGTCGATCCCGTGCTGCGCACGATCCTCGCAGGGGTGGGCATCCTCCTCGAAACCTCGGTGCTCGTGGGCCTGATCGTGCCGGGCGACTCGATCGTGATTGTCGCGTCCACCGCCATTGACTCCGTCGTCGAGTACGTCGCGATGCTCGCCGCGGTCGTGCTCGGAGCACTCGGCGGCGAGAGCATCGGTTTCATGCTCGGCCGCTACTTCGGCCCGCGCATCCGCGCCAGCCGCCTGGGACGGCGCATCGGCGAGAAGCAGTGGGTGCGCGCCGAGAACTACACCGACAGGCGCGCGGGCGTCGCGGTCTTCATCTCGCGCTTCCTGCCCGTGCTGCACTCGCTCGTGCCGCTCACGGCGGGCATGAGCTCCATGCGCTACCGCACCTTCATGGCGTGGACTGTGCCGGCCTGCCTGCTCTGGGCTGGCGGGTACGTGACTGTCGGATGGCTCGCCGCAGGGTCATACCGCGAGCTGGCCGACCAACTGCACTACGCCGGGTACATCTTCGTGGCCGTCATCGTCGCGTTCCTGCTGCTCGTTGTGCTCGCCAAGTACCTGCTGGGACGAGCCGAGGCGCGCTACATGCGGCGCGCTGGTGACGGGGACGCGTCGACGATCGACGACTGA
- a CDS encoding TetR/AcrR family transcriptional regulator, whose amino-acid sequence MPNSDLDALHATTAALRNEPVQARSAARLTRLLDSAAEVIDEIGYERLTTAMVAERAGASIGTVYRYFPDRIAVLQSLSVRFLNDFIEEVSSALQAESVTSWQEAVDAVIDTAVRSFATKPGFRSLRFGDVIDVRPREEDRTHNAVVASVLAEVFANRFDVTGDDLSLRVEVAVQLVDSLLARAFAFDPAGDERIIAEGRALVHSYLASAFTS is encoded by the coding sequence TTGCCCAATTCCGATCTGGACGCCCTGCACGCCACGACGGCTGCCCTTCGAAATGAGCCCGTCCAGGCCCGCAGTGCCGCCCGACTGACCCGCCTGCTGGATTCCGCGGCCGAGGTCATCGATGAGATCGGATACGAGCGCCTCACGACAGCCATGGTTGCCGAGCGGGCCGGCGCCTCCATCGGCACGGTCTACCGCTACTTTCCCGACCGCATCGCGGTGCTGCAGAGCCTCAGCGTGCGCTTCCTCAACGACTTCATCGAGGAGGTGTCGAGCGCGCTCCAGGCGGAGTCGGTGACCTCGTGGCAGGAGGCGGTTGACGCCGTGATCGACACGGCTGTGCGCTCCTTCGCGACCAAGCCTGGCTTTCGCTCGCTCCGCTTCGGCGACGTGATTGACGTGCGCCCGCGCGAGGAGGACCGCACGCACAACGCGGTCGTCGCGTCCGTCCTGGCGGAGGTGTTCGCCAACCGCTTCGACGTGACGGGCGACGATCTTTCGCTGCGCGTCGAGGTCGCCGTGCAGCTCGTCGACTCGCTGCTCGCACGCGCCTTCGCCTTCGACCCGGCGGGCGACGAGCGCATCATCGCGGAGGGCCGGGCCCTCGTGCACTCCTACCTGGCGAGCGCCTTCACGTCCTGA
- a CDS encoding App1 family protein gives MAKPHNAPDRGSAVSPIPHFASRLEDAFHDFRERSARRRGHQPTVIPYAGYGSTGWIRVLGRVLLSKPGTATRYKKIRGWRSFTSVPLNDVAVTIRIGDEEHPVHADRGGVIDAVVAVQLEPGWNTVHIRTEGSEEVEAPVFIVDPAVRFGLISDIDDTVMVTALPRPFLAAWNTFVLDEHARRPVPGMAVLYERLLHDHPGAPCFYLSTGAWNVAPTLSRFLLRHLYPSGPLLLTDWGPTHDRWFRSGRLHKEETLRRLAKEFPDMRWLLVGDDGQHDPEIYGGFAEEHPEQVQAIAIRQLSTGEAVLAGGRKSDDERAERTATPWYYAADGAGLSEQLIGPDPL, from the coding sequence ATGGCGAAGCCCCACAACGCGCCGGATCGCGGCAGTGCGGTCTCGCCGATTCCACATTTCGCCTCACGGCTCGAGGATGCATTCCACGACTTCCGTGAACGCAGCGCCCGCCGCCGGGGCCACCAGCCGACAGTGATTCCCTACGCCGGCTACGGTTCCACCGGCTGGATCCGCGTGCTCGGCCGCGTGCTGCTCTCGAAGCCCGGCACCGCGACCAGGTACAAGAAGATCCGGGGATGGCGCAGCTTCACGAGCGTGCCCCTCAACGACGTCGCAGTCACGATCCGGATCGGAGACGAGGAGCATCCAGTCCACGCAGACCGCGGGGGTGTGATCGACGCGGTCGTGGCCGTCCAACTCGAGCCCGGTTGGAACACCGTGCACATCCGCACGGAGGGCTCGGAGGAGGTCGAGGCACCCGTCTTCATCGTCGACCCGGCCGTGCGCTTCGGGCTCATCTCCGACATCGACGACACCGTCATGGTGACGGCACTGCCCCGGCCCTTTCTCGCCGCCTGGAACACCTTCGTGCTCGATGAGCACGCCCGCCGACCCGTGCCCGGCATGGCCGTGCTCTATGAACGGCTCCTGCACGATCATCCGGGTGCCCCCTGCTTCTACCTCTCGACGGGCGCGTGGAATGTCGCACCGACCCTGAGCCGGTTCCTGCTTCGCCACCTGTACCCGAGCGGGCCGCTCCTGCTCACGGACTGGGGGCCGACGCACGACCGCTGGTTCCGCAGCGGACGGTTGCACAAGGAGGAGACGCTGCGCCGCCTCGCGAAGGAGTTCCCCGACATGCGCTGGCTGCTCGTCGGAGACGACGGGCAGCACGACCCCGAGATCTACGGCGGCTTCGCCGAGGAGCACCCCGAGCAGGTGCAGGCGATCGCCATTCGCCAGCTCTCGACCGGCGAGGCTGTGCTCGCGGGTGGACGCAAGTCAGACGACGAGCGTGCCGAGAGGACCGCGACCCCCTGGTACTACGCCGCCGACGGCGCCGGCCTCTCGGAGCAGTTGATCGGGCCAGACCCCCTCTGA